The Gemmatimonadaceae bacterium genome contains a region encoding:
- a CDS encoding LicD family protein has translation MCCTNPELIRRLLDAQRPNACLIDADRAHVEHEYHVALDGGWVAEYSREVSAGRSAGESAQLIKVGAADSAAFFDRLGAVIDAGGQHGFPLQAYDALIAGDGLWPVYTAGLPWWEIDTLEDYLRCQAAHDGSNGAAPPASLASFGMLRSFIAQPRIPHRYAWVPKAARIGWRHPIRTVQRSAALHRRRLTTDALDLQVNGDRILSIALREAERAGLAPMLLWGSLLGCIRDGGFIPGDRDIDLGIMQREAAHLPAWRDAMMRRGFARRIENEYKLSLVHPSHPRLFVDIDIVRQTPDGWAITNADADPQRVFHYVFAPDVFGDARPVVFNRRHTVRLPPNPEGFLSAVYGDWHTQRAKLHVLYGPLNVAVELRG, from the coding sequence ATGTGTTGTACCAATCCCGAGCTCATCCGCCGGCTGCTCGATGCCCAGCGGCCTAACGCATGTCTGATCGACGCCGACCGCGCCCACGTCGAGCACGAATACCACGTCGCGCTCGACGGTGGTTGGGTGGCCGAGTACAGCCGCGAGGTGAGCGCCGGGCGGTCGGCGGGTGAGAGCGCACAGCTGATCAAGGTCGGCGCGGCCGACAGCGCTGCGTTCTTCGATCGGTTAGGCGCAGTGATCGACGCGGGCGGACAGCACGGGTTTCCGCTCCAGGCGTACGATGCGTTGATCGCCGGCGACGGCTTGTGGCCGGTCTACACCGCCGGCCTGCCCTGGTGGGAGATCGACACGCTCGAGGATTATCTGCGGTGCCAGGCGGCGCACGACGGTTCCAACGGCGCGGCGCCGCCGGCGTCACTCGCGTCGTTCGGCATGCTGCGGTCCTTCATCGCGCAGCCGCGGATACCGCACCGCTACGCGTGGGTGCCCAAAGCCGCGCGCATTGGCTGGCGGCATCCGATCAGGACGGTGCAGAGGAGCGCGGCGTTGCACCGCCGCCGCCTAACGACAGACGCGCTCGACTTGCAAGTGAACGGCGACCGCATTCTATCGATCGCGCTGCGGGAAGCGGAGCGGGCGGGACTCGCGCCGATGCTGCTCTGGGGATCGCTCCTCGGATGCATCCGCGACGGCGGCTTCATCCCCGGCGATCGCGACATCGACTTGGGCATCATGCAGCGTGAGGCGGCGCACCTGCCGGCGTGGCGCGATGCGATGATGCGGCGCGGCTTCGCGCGACGGATCGAAAACGAGTACAAGTTGTCGCTGGTGCATCCGAGCCATCCTCGTCTTTTCGTCGACATCGACATCGTGCGTCAGACGCCGGATGGGTGGGCGATCACCAACGCCGACGCGGATCCGCAGCGCGTGTTCCACTACGTGTTCGCTCCGGATGTGTTCGGCGACGCGCGACCCGTGGTGTTCAATCGGCGGCACACCGTTCGGCTGCCGCCCAATCCCGAGGGATTCCTGAGCGCCGTGTACGGTGATTGGCACACCCAGCGCGCGAAGCTGCACGTGCTGTACGGCCCGCTCAACGTCGCGGTGGAGCTGCGCGGTTGA
- a CDS encoding DinB family protein codes for MKTRWVALVALALPSSVFAQQAANTANPVTSAFTRRIGFESRNIEQAFDSIPESKFSYKPTPAQLSFGYIAQHVADDNYAFCDQFGDMKSNVSDKEKNTPDSVKATWPKDTLVAQLKASFDFCEKAMAQLQDSKLGDEVSLTYEGKTYKQSRVAMVLGHALDLADHYSQLANYMRLNGWLPPTALPRKRGTA; via the coding sequence ATGAAGACACGGTGGGTTGCACTCGTCGCGCTCGCGTTGCCGTCGAGCGTGTTCGCCCAACAGGCGGCCAACACGGCAAACCCGGTTACGTCGGCGTTCACGAGGCGCATCGGGTTCGAGAGCCGGAACATCGAGCAGGCATTCGATTCGATTCCGGAGTCGAAGTTCAGCTACAAGCCGACGCCGGCGCAGTTGTCGTTCGGTTACATCGCGCAGCACGTGGCGGACGACAATTACGCGTTCTGCGACCAATTCGGGGACATGAAGTCGAATGTGTCGGACAAGGAGAAGAACACGCCGGACTCGGTAAAGGCGACGTGGCCGAAGGATACGCTGGTCGCGCAGCTCAAGGCGTCGTTCGACTTCTGCGAGAAGGCGATGGCGCAGCTGCAGGACTCGAAGTTGGGCGACGAGGTCTCGCTGACGTACGAGGGCAAGACGTACAAGCAGAGCCGCGTGGCCATGGTGCTCGGGCATGCGTTGGACCTGGCGGACCATTACAGCCAGCTGGCGAACTACATGCGGCTGAACGGCTGGTTGCCGCCGACGGCGCTGCCGCGGAAGCGCGGTACTGCCTAA
- a CDS encoding NTP transferase domain-containing protein has product MSWCRKAVILAAGRGTRLGTLAEEMPKCLLPVGGKAPLDHHLDSLAAAGIQDVTVVVGFEGDRVAAHAAGRCRIVVNDRYETTNSIVSLHLAGAHLRGHAFVMQNADVLYQSRAHPPAARCPAA; this is encoded by the coding sequence GTGTCATGGTGTCGGAAAGCTGTGATCCTGGCTGCGGGTCGCGGCACGCGGTTAGGCACGCTCGCCGAGGAGATGCCGAAATGCCTGCTGCCCGTCGGGGGCAAGGCGCCACTGGACCATCACCTGGACTCGCTGGCGGCGGCCGGAATCCAGGATGTGACGGTGGTGGTGGGATTCGAGGGCGATCGAGTCGCGGCGCATGCAGCCGGCCGGTGCCGGATCGTGGTGAACGACCGCTACGAGACGACGAACAGCATCGTGTCGCTGCACCTGGCCGGCGCGCATCTGCGCGGCCATGCGTTCGTCATGCAGAATGCGGATGTGTTGTACCAATCCCGAGCTCATCCGCCGGCTGCTCGATGCCCAGCGGCCTAA
- a CDS encoding P1 family peptidase yields the protein MRARALGVKPGIFQPGPLDGITDVGGVLVGQVTIVQGDSVHTGITAILPHAGNMFFDRVPAAVYVGNAFGKLVGATQVNELGELETPILLTCTLCVWRAADALVAEMLAQPGMHRVVSINPVVGETNDGWLNAIRSRPITPDDVHRALASASSGPVTEGSVGAGAGTRAFGWKGGIGTASRVLPRSLGGYTVGVLVQSNFGGVLQVLGAPVGRELGSYSFKHDVAAERGDGSIMIVVATDAPLSDRNLTRLAARAMSGLARTGSDEANGSGDYVIAFSTAEHVRRHVKLPEAGAAPQPPAPRPTEDLSNDDMSPLFEAVIEATEEAIYDSMFMATTVTSNGHTVDAIPLDSVRAILVKYGVAQR from the coding sequence GTGCGGGCGCGCGCGTTGGGCGTCAAACCCGGGATCTTTCAACCCGGCCCGCTCGACGGGATCACCGACGTGGGCGGCGTGCTCGTTGGACAGGTCACCATCGTGCAGGGCGACTCGGTGCACACCGGTATCACGGCGATCCTGCCGCACGCCGGCAACATGTTCTTCGACCGCGTGCCCGCCGCCGTCTACGTGGGCAACGCGTTCGGCAAGCTCGTCGGCGCCACCCAGGTCAACGAGTTAGGCGAGCTCGAGACGCCGATTCTCCTCACGTGTACGCTCTGCGTCTGGCGCGCCGCGGACGCACTCGTCGCCGAGATGCTTGCCCAACCAGGCATGCACCGTGTCGTGTCCATCAACCCCGTGGTCGGTGAGACCAACGACGGGTGGCTCAATGCCATTCGCTCACGCCCGATCACGCCCGACGACGTGCACCGCGCGCTCGCCTCAGCCTCGAGCGGTCCGGTCACCGAGGGCAGCGTCGGCGCCGGCGCCGGCACGCGCGCCTTCGGCTGGAAGGGCGGCATCGGAACGGCCTCGCGCGTTCTTCCGCGCTCGCTCGGCGGCTACACCGTCGGCGTGCTCGTGCAGAGCAACTTCGGCGGCGTGCTCCAGGTACTCGGCGCTCCCGTTGGGCGAGAGTTAGGCAGTTACTCGTTCAAACACGACGTGGCCGCCGAGCGCGGCGATGGCTCCATCATGATCGTCGTCGCCACCGATGCACCGCTGTCGGATCGCAACCTCACACGACTCGCCGCGCGCGCCATGTCGGGACTCGCGCGCACGGGTTCCGACGAAGCGAACGGCTCCGGCGACTACGTGATCGCGTTCTCGACCGCCGAGCACGTGCGCCGGCACGTCAAGCTGCCCGAGGCCGGTGCCGCGCCCCAACCCCCGGCGCCGCGCCCAACGGAAGACCTCTCCAACGACGACATGTCGCCGCTCTTCGAAGCGGTGATCGAGGCAACCGAGGAAGCGATCTACGATTCCATGTTCATGGCCACCACGGTCACGAGCAACGGCCACACAGTGGACGCGATCCCGCTGGACAGCGTGCGCGCCATCCTCGTCAAGTACGGCGTCGCCCAACGCTGA
- a CDS encoding YbhB/YbcL family Raf kinase inhibitor-like protein, whose protein sequence is MSMPRRLTTAVLATGIGAMTLAASASAQRFSVSSPDVHAGQKIAATHVFAGMGCTGSNVSPAIEWHGAPAKTKSFAVTVYDPDAPTGSGWWHWVVYNIPANVTKLPAGAGDESKHLLPAGAVQGKTDFGTAGYGGPCPPAGDKPHHYHFTVYALDTDKLDIPSSASAAYVGFNLHGHTLAKAELVALYGR, encoded by the coding sequence ATGTCGATGCCGCGCCGTCTGACCACCGCCGTTCTCGCCACCGGAATTGGGGCAATGACACTTGCCGCGTCCGCGAGCGCACAACGCTTTTCCGTTAGCAGCCCCGATGTGCACGCGGGGCAGAAGATCGCGGCGACGCACGTGTTCGCGGGCATGGGCTGTACGGGCAGCAACGTTTCTCCGGCGATCGAATGGCATGGCGCGCCGGCGAAGACGAAGAGTTTTGCGGTCACCGTGTACGATCCGGATGCGCCGACGGGGAGTGGATGGTGGCACTGGGTGGTGTACAACATTCCCGCCAATGTCACGAAGCTTCCGGCAGGCGCCGGCGATGAATCGAAGCACCTGCTGCCCGCGGGCGCGGTGCAGGGCAAGACGGACTTCGGCACGGCCGGGTACGGTGGCCCGTGTCCGCCGGCCGGCGACAAGCCGCACCACTATCACTTCACGGTGTACGCGCTCGATACGGACAAGCTCGACATTCCGTCGAGCGCGTCGGCGGCATACGTGGGGTTCAACCTGCACGGCCACACGCTGGCAAAGGCGGAGTTGGTCGCGCTCTACGGCCGATAG